From Haloglomus litoreum, the proteins below share one genomic window:
- a CDS encoding Htur_1727 family rSAM-partnered candidate RiPP, producing MTDDGDAPAERSRSDTGTGWTAVDAPRSDGESEWELFLRESPTEPLRHAGSVTAPGAEAAHERATGLFPDATTLWCCPAGEVTRFTERDLGAAYREPGDGTTEGATNDGAADEGPGGETV from the coding sequence ATGACGGACGACGGTGACGCGCCGGCCGAGAGGTCTCGCTCGGACACCGGGACGGGGTGGACCGCCGTCGACGCCCCGCGATCCGACGGCGAGTCGGAGTGGGAGCTGTTCCTGCGCGAGTCGCCGACCGAGCCGCTCCGGCACGCCGGGAGCGTGACGGCCCCCGGCGCCGAGGCCGCCCACGAGCGAGCGACGGGGCTGTTCCCCGACGCGACGACGCTGTGGTGCTGCCCGGCGGGCGAGGTGACACGGTTCACCGAGCGCGACCTCGGGGCGGCGTATCGCGAGCCCGGTGACGGGACGACCGAGGGAGCGACGAACGACGGGGCGGCCGACGAGGGCC